In the genome of Dioscorea cayenensis subsp. rotundata cultivar TDr96_F1 chromosome 1, TDr96_F1_v2_PseudoChromosome.rev07_lg8_w22 25.fasta, whole genome shotgun sequence, one region contains:
- the LOC120260780 gene encoding uncharacterized protein LOC120260780 has product MSRIQSRDLEWYFFSSLDRKYSNRSRTNRATGGGYWKTTGKDRPVLHGSRTVGMKKTLVYHTGRAPRGQRTHWVMHEYRLVDEGLRDSGVSQDGYVVCRIFQKSGNGPMNGAQYGAPLIEEEWEEDDDMEIKPLDGDAGGLVDVGIQMDDIVKDPEVSFPPENMHHLLVEHHEEQVNGSHLEISTSLRENIVGDQFYMGGVDGCPIAAVAEDDPTLTAGVEGHHLILDQSCILLPENDGYVELNDFMENEDQDQPKNDSLADYVLETCDEDFLINMNGCGDLPEIDVDEFFDMLSETSDIPEPSQMPPLENDVSPQPSNINSSFSKQSDAQFSESNLVSNDALEDIPFAQDSFVPKYDSGPSITDVFKFDKADEMVNYFDATDNYLDFASLGPVGEFELEDFSNFEISDFSDEFDGTIIPTQNAAQKSSYTDAGIVASSSTMLSAPNDMANGKKDDLTVKKDVQKNDQLDKTFTERLANMLNFIPSPPALAAEHPYGAIKSIDQNSTALAASSNFTAGMIHISSFTVTSTANQCYLQKGRAIGFLFSYNTLGKSASLEPAMMMHDGFTRMVLRGGLYLFLFSTLILAGSFKIGLHMCSR; this is encoded by the exons ATGTCCCGCATCCAGAGCCGGGACTTGGAATGGTATTTCTTCAGCTCTCTGGATCGAAAGTACTCGAATCGGTCCCGGACCAACCGGGCCACCGGCGGTGGCTACTGGAAGACCACGGGGAAGGATCGGCCGGTGTTGCATGGCTCTCGCACTGTTGGGATGAAGAAGACGCTTGTCTACCACACCGGCCGTGCACCGCGCGGGCAGCGTACTCACTGGGTCATGCACGAATATCGCCTGGTTGATGAGGGTCTTAGGGATTCTGGTGTTTCTCAG GATGGGTATGTTGTGTGCAGGATATTCCAGAAGAGCGGTAATGGCCCGATGAACGGAGCGCAGTATGGGGCTCCCTTGATTGAGGAGGAGTGGGAGGAGGATGATGACATGGAGATCAAGCCTCTTGATGGGGATGCTGGTGGACTGGTTGACGTTGGAATCCAGATGGATGACATTGTCAAG GACCCAGAAGTGAGCTTCCCACCTGAGAACATGCATCATTTGCTTGTAGAACACCATGAGGAACAAGTCAATGGGAGTCATCTTGAGATATCCACTTCGTTGCGAGAAAATATAGTTGGAGATCAGTTTTATATGGGGGGTGTTGATGGATGTCCAATTGCAGCTGTAGCAGAGGATGATCCAACTCTAACCGCTGGTGTTGAGGGTCACCATTTGATTCTAGACCAATCATGTATTCTTCTACCGGAGAATGATGGTTATGTGGAGCTGAATGATTTTATGGAGAATGAGGACCAGGACCAGCCTAAAAATGACAGCTTAGCTGATTATGTCCTGGAGACATGTGATGAAGACTTTCTCATTAACATGAATGGATGTGGTGATCTGCCAGAAATTGATGTGGATGAGTTCTTTGATATGCTAAGTGAGACAAGTGACATTCCAGAACCATCCCAGATGCCTCCACTGGAGAATGATGTATCTCCACAGCCTAGCAACATAAATTCTTCTTTTAGCAAGCAGTCTGATGCACAATTCTCTGAGAGCAATTTGGTCAGCAATGATGCACTGGAAGATATTCCATTTGCTCAAGATTCTTTTGTGCCGAAGTATGACTCAGGCCCATCCATCACTGATGTATTCAAGTTTGACAAGGCAGATGAAATGGTAAATTACTTTGATGCTACTGACAACTACTTAGATTTTGCTTCTTTGGGTCCTGTTGGAGAGTTTGAGCTTgaagatttttcaaattttgaaatttcgGATTTCTCTGATGAG TTTGATGGCACTATAATTCCAACTCAAAATGCAGCTCAGAAGTCTTCTTATACAGATGCTGGGATTGTTGCCTCTTCCTCAACTATGCTGTCTGCTCCTAATGACATGGCAAATGGTAAAAAGGATGATCTTACTGTCAAGAAAG ATGTTCAAAAGAATGATCAATTGGATAAGACCTTCACAGAGCGGCTTGCTAACATGTTGAACTTCATACCTTCTCCCCCGGCTCTTGCTGCTGAGCACCCATATGGTGCAATCAAATCAATAGACCAGAACTCCACAGCCCTCGCAGCCAGCTCCAATTTCACTGCTGGTATGATCCACATCAGCAGTTTCACAGTGACAAGCACTGCAAATCAATGCTACTTGCAGAAGGGCAGAGCCATTGGGTTCCTTTTCTCATACAACACACTTGGAAAATCAGCAAGCTTAGAACCAGCCATGATGATGCATGATGGATTCACAAGAATGGTTCTTCGGGGTGGACTCtacctttttctcttttctactCTAATCCTTGCAGGAAGCTTCAAAATTGGATTGCATATGTGCTCAAGGTAA